One window from the genome of Jiangella alba encodes:
- a CDS encoding M20/M25/M40 family metallo-hydrolase, whose protein sequence is MTTHPDVVTICSELIAIDTSNYGSRGGNGELDAARYVVGLLRAAGYDPELIVSEPNRANVVMRVAGTDRTQPGLLVHGHLDVVPAEPGGWTVAPFEGRVADGYVWGRGASDMKDMVAMMLATLRRWAARGVAPRRDVVFAFVADEEEDGALGAEWLVRHRPELFDGVAAAIGEAGGQAVPVEAPDGTVRRFYPVAVAERGSLHLRVRASGTAGHGSRPNPDNPVAHLVTGLARLTEHRWPLTLTPPVRRLLDLTTQALGLDADLSSAEGIEAVLDRIGPLREVVEPALRPSTAVTVLDAGYKYNVVPGEAHAEIDVRSLPGGEAEQLATIDRLLGPAFTRSFLSYRPAIATRWDTPWFDAMAAAVRRHDPDAVVVPYCMAGGTDAKPFAELGIAGFGFSPLGLDPDGRTPAGMHGVDERVPVAALVQGLELLDEFLRTV, encoded by the coding sequence TGACCACCCACCCCGACGTCGTCACCATCTGTTCCGAGCTCATCGCCATCGACACCAGCAACTACGGGAGCCGGGGCGGCAACGGCGAACTGGACGCCGCACGGTACGTCGTCGGCCTGCTGCGCGCGGCCGGCTACGACCCCGAGCTCATCGTCTCCGAACCGAACCGGGCCAACGTGGTCATGCGGGTCGCGGGGACCGATCGCACGCAGCCCGGGCTGCTCGTGCACGGGCACCTCGACGTCGTCCCGGCCGAGCCCGGCGGCTGGACCGTGGCACCGTTCGAGGGCCGGGTGGCGGACGGCTACGTCTGGGGCCGCGGGGCGAGCGACATGAAGGACATGGTCGCGATGATGCTCGCCACCCTCAGGCGGTGGGCCGCACGAGGCGTCGCGCCCCGGCGGGACGTGGTCTTCGCCTTCGTCGCGGACGAGGAGGAGGACGGCGCCCTCGGCGCCGAGTGGCTGGTGCGCCACCGGCCCGAGCTCTTCGACGGGGTCGCGGCGGCGATCGGCGAGGCGGGTGGGCAGGCCGTGCCGGTGGAAGCGCCCGACGGAACGGTCCGGCGGTTCTATCCCGTCGCGGTGGCCGAGCGCGGCTCCCTGCATCTGCGCGTCCGTGCGAGCGGGACGGCCGGTCACGGCTCGCGCCCCAACCCGGACAATCCCGTCGCCCACCTCGTGACCGGGCTCGCGCGGCTCACCGAGCACCGCTGGCCCCTGACGCTGACGCCACCGGTCCGGCGTCTGCTCGACCTCACCACGCAGGCGCTCGGCCTCGACGCCGATCTCTCGTCCGCGGAGGGCATCGAGGCCGTCCTGGACCGCATCGGGCCATTGCGTGAGGTCGTCGAGCCCGCGCTGCGCCCCTCGACCGCCGTCACCGTGCTCGACGCCGGCTACAAGTACAACGTCGTGCCGGGTGAGGCCCATGCCGAGATCGACGTGCGGTCACTGCCCGGCGGTGAGGCGGAGCAGCTCGCCACGATCGACCGGCTCCTCGGACCCGCGTTCACCAGGTCGTTCCTGTCGTATCGCCCCGCGATCGCGACAAGGTGGGACACCCCGTGGTTCGACGCCATGGCGGCGGCGGTCAGGCGGCACGACCCGGATGCCGTGGTCGTCCCCTACTGCATGGCCGGCGGCACCGATGCCAAACCGTTCGCCGAGCTCGGGATCGCCGGCTTCGGGTTCTCGCCGCTCGGCCTCGACCCGGACGGCCGGACCCCGGCGGGCATGCACGGCGTCGACGAACGCGTGCCGGTCGCGGCCCTGGTCCAGGGCCTGGAGCTGCTCGACGAGTTCCTCCGAACGGTGTGA